The Litoreibacter ponti genome includes a window with the following:
- a CDS encoding LacI family DNA-binding transcriptional regulator, which yields MDESKIRNMEEFAAKCGVSRPTVSKYFNDPSSVRRSTRARIEEALERYDYRPNIYAVNQNRRLTKNIGIVVPYLADPFFAEIVRVIERRCMDAGFSPSIFGAHGEPEQEVAILDNLRAMKPAGVLFAPLGRLSDKGAIERFCRDVPTVLFDSNINGMGEAFVGSDNYSFVSQTVEYLSRSGTPPCFFEMKFPANPNANKRRHAYLEMMQRLGLSAQVIQIEGIGWEFEEIGYNGALRLLDEDTLATDTVLCSNDRLAIGFLSACFERGVKVGRGPDCTLRVASHDDHPFARFTCPPLTTAAHDYAAVSDHAVETLFKLIESGGRFERRDEIRFPARLIMRESA from the coding sequence ATGGACGAGAGCAAGATCAGAAATATGGAGGAGTTCGCCGCCAAGTGCGGGGTCTCGCGTCCAACGGTCTCCAAGTATTTCAACGATCCGTCCAGCGTGCGCCGCTCCACCCGCGCGCGCATCGAGGAGGCGCTAGAGCGCTACGACTACCGTCCCAACATCTACGCGGTGAACCAGAACCGACGGCTGACCAAGAATATCGGCATCGTGGTGCCGTATCTGGCCGACCCGTTCTTTGCCGAGATCGTTCGTGTGATCGAACGGCGCTGTATGGATGCGGGCTTCTCGCCGTCGATCTTCGGGGCCCATGGCGAGCCGGAGCAGGAGGTCGCCATCCTCGACAATCTGCGCGCGATGAAGCCTGCAGGCGTGCTGTTCGCACCCTTGGGCCGCCTGTCGGACAAGGGTGCGATTGAGCGCTTCTGCCGCGACGTGCCAACGGTCCTGTTTGACAGTAATATCAACGGGATGGGCGAGGCTTTCGTGGGCTCGGACAATTACAGCTTTGTCTCGCAGACGGTGGAATATCTCAGCCGATCCGGCACCCCGCCGTGCTTTTTCGAGATGAAATTCCCAGCCAACCCGAACGCCAACAAGCGCCGCCACGCCTATCTGGAGATGATGCAGCGGCTCGGTCTGAGCGCGCAGGTGATCCAGATCGAGGGCATCGGCTGGGAATTCGAGGAGATCGGCTACAACGGCGCCCTGAGGCTGCTGGATGAGGACACGCTGGCCACCGACACGGTGCTGTGCAGCAATGACCGTCTGGCCATCGGGTTCCTGTCGGCCTGCTTCGAGCGCGGGGTGAAGGTCGGGCGCGGACCGGACTGCACGCTCCGCGTGGCGTCCCACGACGATCATCCGTTTGCGCGGTTCACCTGCCCGCCACTGACCACGGCAGCTCATGATTACGCCGCGGTGTCGGACCATGCGGTGGAGACTTTGTTCAAGCTGATCGAGAGCGGAGGGCGGTTCGAGCGCCGCGACGAGATTCGCTTTCCAGCGCGGCTGATCATGCGCGAGTCGGCCTGA
- a CDS encoding phytanoyl-CoA dioxygenase family protein, whose translation MTLEVLTPDQKSQYREQGHLVLPGRIPADILAKLHAEVAKYHEQARGLTESTDEIDLEDTHSPDAPRLRRIKLPHTHNAVMRELMYSDHILAPARDLIGPDLRLHTSKLNMKSAGFGAAVEWHQDFAFYPHSNDDVLAIAVLLDDMEMENGPLMVFPGSHLEPIHDHHVDGVFAGAMDLAACGFDMADAVPLTGPAGSISIHHGRIVHGSALNRSDRDRRLLFYEMMAADAFPLMGSMTRWNGIEEYNERMLCGAPTLEPRVESLGARIPAPLPTDNFTIYEIQKKLRARSFEVAE comes from the coding sequence ATGACCCTTGAGGTGCTGACCCCCGACCAGAAATCGCAATACCGCGAGCAGGGCCATCTGGTTCTGCCCGGGCGCATCCCGGCAGATATCCTCGCCAAGCTGCACGCCGAGGTCGCCAAGTACCACGAGCAGGCGCGCGGGCTGACCGAAAGCACCGACGAGATTGATCTGGAGGACACCCACAGCCCCGACGCCCCCCGGTTGCGGCGCATCAAGCTGCCCCACACCCACAATGCGGTGATGCGGGAGCTGATGTATTCCGACCATATCCTTGCGCCTGCGCGCGATCTGATCGGGCCGGATTTGCGGCTGCATACCTCGAAGCTGAACATGAAATCCGCGGGCTTTGGCGCGGCGGTGGAGTGGCATCAGGACTTCGCCTTCTACCCCCACAGCAATGATGACGTTCTGGCGATCGCCGTACTGCTCGATGATATGGAGATGGAGAATGGCCCGCTGATGGTCTTCCCCGGCTCGCATCTGGAGCCTATTCACGACCACCATGTGGACGGGGTTTTCGCAGGCGCGATGGACCTTGCCGCTTGCGGGTTTGATATGGCCGACGCGGTGCCGCTGACCGGGCCTGCGGGCAGCATTTCGATCCATCACGGGCGGATCGTGCATGGCTCGGCCCTGAACCGCTCGGACCGGGACCGGCGCTTGCTGTTCTACGAGATGATGGCCGCCGATGCTTTCCCGCTGATGGGCTCGATGACGCGCTGGAACGGGATCGAGGAGTATAACGAACGGATGCTTTGCGGCGCGCCCACGCTGGAGCCTCGGGTCGAGAGCCTTGGCGCGCGCATCCCGGCACCGCTGCCGACGGATAATTTCACCATCTATGAGATCCAGAAGAAGCTGCGCGCCCGCAGCTTCGAGGTGGCCGAGTGA
- a CDS encoding DMT family transporter has translation MSRVAVHALEDRASLGIAMMLAAWLCFSFIDTSVKWLVLAGLPALQLAFMRYFLHFFISTALVARGGLDLERFKTERPVLVLLRAYLLAASTALNFIALLYLPLTVTASIMFTSPILVCLLGWPLLGERVGPWRMAGIAVGFVGVLVVMRPFGSEFHWAMLLSLHNAVALALYSILTRKLSGVVAVETMQFYMGAFGTFALLPFAIWSWTNPANLTDWLIMIALGFWGWAGHEVLTRAHRFAPANTLMPYTYSFLIFLTLWSYAIWGHIPDAMTLLGAAIIIGSGLLIWARTRAAEHRTQG, from the coding sequence GTGTCGCGCGTCGCCGTTCACGCGCTCGAGGACCGGGCGTCGCTCGGGATCGCGATGATGCTGGCGGCGTGGCTGTGCTTTTCCTTCATCGACACCTCGGTGAAGTGGCTGGTATTGGCGGGGCTGCCTGCGCTGCAGCTGGCCTTCATGCGCTACTTTTTGCACTTCTTCATTTCGACTGCGCTGGTGGCACGGGGCGGGCTGGATCTGGAGCGGTTCAAGACCGAGCGTCCGGTCCTGGTGCTGCTGCGCGCCTACCTTCTGGCGGCCTCGACCGCGCTGAATTTCATCGCGCTGTTGTACCTGCCACTGACGGTGACGGCGTCGATTATGTTCACCTCGCCCATCTTGGTGTGTCTTTTGGGATGGCCCCTGCTGGGCGAGCGGGTCGGCCCGTGGCGCATGGCGGGCATCGCGGTGGGCTTCGTCGGCGTGCTGGTGGTGATGCGGCCGTTCGGGTCGGAGTTCCACTGGGCGATGCTGCTGTCGCTGCACAATGCGGTGGCGCTGGCGCTCTATTCGATCCTGACGCGCAAGCTGTCGGGCGTGGTCGCGGTCGAGACGATGCAATTCTACATGGGCGCTTTCGGAACCTTCGCGCTGCTGCCTTTTGCGATCTGGAGCTGGACCAACCCGGCCAACCTGACGGACTGGCTGATCATGATCGCGTTGGGTTTTTGGGGCTGGGCGGGGCATGAGGTGCTGACCCGCGCGCACCGTTTCGCGCCCGCGAACACGCTGATGCCTTACACCTATTCCTTCCTGATCTTCCTGACGCTCTGGAGCTACGCGATCTGGGGCCACATCCCCGATGCGATGACGCTGCTGGGGGCCGCGATTATCATCGGCTCTGGCCTGTTGATCTGGGCGCGCACCCGCGCGGCGGAGCACCGCACGCAGGGTTAA
- a CDS encoding Gfo/Idh/MocA family protein has product MSRLKIGVLGIDHRHAYGMLGNMLDQDAECVGWWTHGTPETLAGFEKRFPDAPRLPSVEAVLDAQPDLVIISAIPSDRASLAIRAMEAGADVMSDKPGCTTMAQLDAIKTCVAATGRIWSVDFSERFEVPCVTRAAELVAEGAVGRVIQTVGLGPHRLNRATRPDWFFDPSRNGGILTDIASHQIDQFLFFTGATDAEITLASARAMHHDFQDFGEIALRAPEDQGGGHGYIRVDWFTPDALPTWGDGRLTILGTEGTIELRKYVDIGAGGSDTLTLVNGTRCEKIDASDAGLPYFARLAADIRDRTETAMPQAHAFKVMELALRAQAMADAGA; this is encoded by the coding sequence ATGTCTAGGCTGAAAATCGGCGTCTTGGGGATCGACCACCGCCACGCCTACGGGATGCTCGGAAATATGCTGGATCAGGACGCGGAGTGCGTTGGCTGGTGGACCCACGGCACGCCCGAGACGCTGGCGGGTTTCGAGAAACGCTTCCCCGACGCGCCGCGCCTGCCGTCGGTCGAGGCGGTGCTGGACGCACAGCCCGATCTGGTGATCATTTCCGCGATCCCGTCGGACCGGGCGTCGCTGGCGATCCGCGCGATGGAGGCGGGGGCGGACGTGATGTCCGACAAGCCCGGCTGCACCACGATGGCGCAGCTCGACGCGATCAAGACTTGCGTGGCCGCTACGGGGCGCATCTGGTCGGTGGATTTCTCGGAACGGTTCGAGGTGCCTTGCGTGACCCGCGCGGCAGAGCTGGTCGCCGAAGGCGCAGTGGGCCGGGTGATCCAGACTGTGGGTCTGGGCCCGCACCGGCTGAACCGCGCGACGCGGCCCGACTGGTTCTTTGACCCTTCACGAAATGGCGGCATCCTGACGGATATAGCCTCGCACCAGATCGACCAGTTCCTGTTCTTCACCGGCGCGACCGATGCCGAGATTACGCTGGCCAGCGCGCGAGCCATGCATCACGACTTCCAGGATTTCGGCGAGATCGCCCTGCGCGCGCCAGAGGATCAGGGCGGCGGCCACGGCTATATCCGCGTCGACTGGTTCACCCCCGATGCGTTGCCCACATGGGGCGACGGACGGCTGACGATCCTTGGCACCGAGGGCACGATTGAGCTGCGCAAATACGTTGATATCGGCGCAGGTGGATCGGACACCCTGACGTTGGTCAACGGCACGCGCTGCGAGAAGATCGATGCCTCGGACGCGGGCCTGCCCTATTTCGCGCGGCTGGCGGCGGATATCCGCGACCGGACCGAGACGGCGATGCCGCAGGCCCATGCGTTCAAGGTGATGGAACTGGCGTTGCGGGCGCAGGCGATGGCGGATGCGGGTGCTTAA
- a CDS encoding NAD(P)-dependent oxidoreductase, which translates to MTKVGFIGLGLMGGAMVSRLQDKGHELVVLGNRDRTALDRAIGRGAVEADSARAVAETCDVVMLCMGTSDQVEGRMRGADGVIAGLRPGAVVLDFGTSLPASTRALGGEVAAAGGQYLDAPLGRTPSHALDGALNIMCAGDEAAFAKVKPLLDDLGENVFHLGALGSGHTIKLINNFFGMTVANAMAEAFAMADVQGVSRAQLYEVMSAGPLHSGMMDFVKAYGVDGDPTQLAFAIKNAAKDVGYYAQMASDAGATSVMSRSALEGLTGARDSGHGDEMVGQMVDYYAKLMTP; encoded by the coding sequence ATGACGAAAGTGGGATTTATCGGCCTTGGCCTGATGGGCGGCGCGATGGTGTCGCGGTTGCAGGACAAAGGGCACGAGCTGGTCGTGCTGGGCAATCGCGACCGCACCGCGCTGGACCGCGCGATCGGGCGCGGGGCGGTCGAGGCGGACAGTGCGCGCGCCGTTGCCGAGACCTGCGATGTTGTGATGCTGTGCATGGGCACCTCCGATCAGGTCGAAGGTCGGATGCGTGGGGCCGACGGTGTGATCGCGGGGCTGCGGCCCGGCGCGGTTGTGCTGGATTTCGGCACGTCGCTGCCCGCCTCGACGCGCGCGCTGGGGGGCGAGGTGGCTGCCGCGGGCGGACAGTACCTCGACGCGCCACTGGGCCGCACGCCGTCCCACGCCCTTGATGGTGCGCTCAACATCATGTGCGCGGGGGACGAGGCGGCGTTCGCCAAGGTCAAGCCGCTGCTTGATGATCTGGGCGAGAATGTCTTCCACCTGGGCGCGCTGGGCTCGGGCCATACGATCAAGCTAATCAACAACTTCTTCGGCATGACGGTGGCCAACGCGATGGCCGAGGCGTTTGCGATGGCCGACGTGCAAGGTGTCTCGCGCGCGCAGCTCTACGAGGTGATGAGCGCGGGGCCGCTCCATTCCGGCATGATGGATTTCGTCAAGGCCTACGGGGTCGATGGGGACCCGACCCAGCTGGCCTTCGCGATCAAGAACGCGGCCAAGGACGTGGGCTACTACGCGCAGATGGCGAGCGATGCGGGCGCGACCAGCGTCATGTCGCGCTCGGCGCTCGAAGGTCTGACCGGCGCGCGGGATTCCGGCCATGGTGACGAGATGGTGGGCCAGATGGTGGACTACTACGCCAAGTTGATGACGCCCTAG
- a CDS encoding Gfo/Idh/MocA family protein, producing MRLVIAGIGLIGARHLAHALEMPGIEVVAVVDPSLSQDHVPHFATIEDVDLAADGVLIATPSHLHADHAEAAAARGWHMLIEKPVAHSLEAADRIIRAADRAGVRTLVGHHRRHHAAVARLKDLLDAGVVGAPVLASMIWAMKKPDPYFEVPWRAGPDGSPVMINLVHEVDLLRHLFGEVVEVAGFGSNAQRGAARVESGAAILGFAGGVSATVSFADTCASPFGFEAGTGENPNIATTGEDYLRICGTEGAIAFPSLTVWSGAADWSQQPGVRRESFTPNIPLVAQLAHFADVCAGAAPLVSAEDGRKSLEATLALEAAVAPRRVAA from the coding sequence GTGAGGCTGGTGATCGCGGGGATAGGTCTGATCGGCGCGCGGCATCTGGCCCATGCGCTGGAGATGCCGGGGATCGAGGTGGTTGCCGTGGTGGACCCGAGCCTGTCGCAGGATCATGTGCCACATTTTGCAACGATCGAGGACGTGGATCTGGCGGCGGATGGGGTTCTGATCGCCACGCCCTCGCATCTTCATGCCGATCATGCGGAGGCCGCGGCGGCGCGCGGCTGGCATATGCTGATCGAGAAGCCCGTGGCCCATTCGCTGGAGGCCGCGGACCGGATCATCCGCGCGGCGGATCGCGCGGGCGTGCGGACCTTGGTGGGTCATCATCGTCGCCATCATGCAGCCGTGGCGCGGCTGAAGGACTTGCTCGACGCAGGCGTTGTGGGCGCGCCGGTGCTGGCCTCGATGATCTGGGCGATGAAGAAGCCCGATCCGTATTTCGAGGTGCCGTGGCGCGCGGGACCCGACGGCTCGCCGGTGATGATCAACCTCGTGCATGAGGTGGACCTGCTGCGGCATCTGTTTGGCGAGGTGGTCGAGGTGGCGGGCTTTGGCTCGAACGCGCAGCGGGGCGCAGCGCGGGTCGAAAGCGGTGCGGCGATCCTGGGCTTTGCGGGGGGCGTGTCGGCAACGGTGAGTTTTGCGGACACCTGCGCCTCGCCCTTCGGGTTCGAGGCGGGCACCGGGGAGAACCCCAACATCGCCACGACGGGCGAGGATTACCTGCGCATCTGCGGCACCGAGGGCGCGATTGCCTTTCCGTCGCTCACCGTCTGGTCGGGGGCGGCGGACTGGTCGCAACAGCCCGGGGTGCGGCGCGAGAGCTTTACGCCCAACATCCCGCTCGTGGCGCAGTTGGCGCATTTCGCCGATGTCTGCGCGGGGGCTGCACCGCTGGTCAGCGCCGAGGACGGGCGCAAGTCGCTTGAAGCGACTTTGGCGCTTGAGGCAGCCGTTGCCCCAAGGAGGGTTGCCGCGTGA
- a CDS encoding Gfo/Idh/MocA family protein produces MKRAALIGVGMVADTHRLALAASETVELTTICARRPERATEYASAHGLSAATLPEIAADPEIDFVILATPPNARTEIVTALVQARKPILMEKPIERSLAAARAIVAQCEGASVPLGLVFQHRFRDVSERLTALVADGALGEIGHVEITVPWWRGQEYYDQPGRGTIAQDGGGVLITQAIHTLDLALSVTGPVTQVQAMARTSKLHEMEAEDVVAAGLDFASGAVGTLTASTASFPGGAESITLHGTKGSAQLARAQLDIHWRDGGRETHGALASTGGGANPMAFTHAWHQGVIEDFAASLDEDRPPRLTGREALKVHALIEALMESSLEGRRMKVPHV; encoded by the coding sequence ATGAAACGCGCGGCATTGATCGGGGTTGGCATGGTGGCGGACACGCACCGCCTTGCGCTGGCGGCATCGGAAACGGTCGAACTGACGACGATCTGCGCACGACGGCCCGAACGCGCGACCGAATACGCGTCGGCCCACGGGCTGAGCGCCGCGACCCTGCCAGAGATCGCCGCCGACCCGGAGATCGACTTCGTCATCCTCGCCACGCCACCCAACGCCCGGACCGAGATCGTCACGGCGCTTGTGCAGGCGCGCAAACCGATCCTGATGGAAAAACCGATCGAGCGTAGCCTCGCTGCCGCGCGTGCCATCGTCGCGCAATGCGAAGGGGCGTCCGTGCCGCTTGGGCTGGTCTTCCAGCACCGCTTCCGTGATGTGTCAGAACGATTGACGGCGCTGGTCGCCGACGGCGCTTTGGGCGAGATCGGCCATGTCGAGATCACCGTGCCCTGGTGGCGCGGGCAGGAATATTACGACCAACCGGGCCGCGGCACGATTGCGCAGGATGGTGGCGGTGTTCTGATCACTCAGGCGATCCATACGCTCGATCTGGCCCTGTCGGTCACGGGGCCGGTGACGCAGGTGCAGGCCATGGCGCGCACGTCAAAGCTCCACGAAATGGAGGCGGAAGATGTCGTGGCTGCGGGGCTCGACTTTGCCTCCGGCGCGGTCGGCACGCTGACAGCGTCGACCGCAAGCTTTCCGGGCGGCGCGGAAAGCATCACGCTGCACGGCACCAAGGGCTCGGCCCAGTTGGCGCGGGCACAGCTCGACATCCACTGGCGCGATGGCGGGCGGGAGACCCACGGCGCCCTGGCCTCGACCGGGGGCGGGGCCAACCCGATGGCCTTCACCCATGCCTGGCATCAGGGCGTGATCGAGGATTTCGCCGCAAGTCTGGACGAAGACCGCCCGCCGCGGCTCACAGGCCGCGAGGCTCTCAAGGTGCACGCGTTGATCGAGGCGCTGATGGAAAGCTCGCTCGAGGGGCGCCGGATGAAAGTGCCACATGTCTAG
- a CDS encoding Gfo/Idh/MocA family protein has product MRVLKVAIIGAGIGREHLAAYRRLPEAFDVALICDLDRARAEEIAGNVPVVTQLGDALASDVDLIDICLPPHLHVATAIAALEAGKHVICEKPLATSLADVDRLEDVSRATGCTVFPVFQYRFGVGVAQVLHLIETGLAGRAFAASVETHWRRDAEYYAPDWRGSWAGEQGGVILGHAIHVHDLVCLLMGPVARVTAMLDTRVNAIETEDCAAITFQMESGALVTSSATLGAADNTSRLRLVFEGFTAESGLAPYAPASAAWTITPRARSAAEIDAALAEVTAPPLGFTGFLAAIASGSGAVTLAEGRASVELVTALYASARAGGAPESLPLPKDHALYGGWRP; this is encoded by the coding sequence ATGCGGGTGCTTAAGGTCGCCATCATCGGCGCAGGGATCGGGCGGGAACATCTGGCGGCCTACCGCCGCTTGCCCGAGGCCTTCGACGTTGCGCTGATCTGCGATCTCGACCGGGCGCGGGCCGAAGAGATCGCGGGGAATGTGCCGGTGGTCACGCAGTTGGGCGACGCCTTGGCCTCGGACGTCGACCTCATCGACATCTGCCTGCCGCCGCACCTGCATGTCGCGACCGCGATCGCGGCGTTGGAGGCGGGCAAACACGTGATCTGCGAGAAGCCGCTGGCGACCTCGCTGGCGGATGTGGACCGGCTGGAGGATGTGTCCCGCGCGACCGGCTGCACCGTCTTCCCGGTCTTCCAGTACCGTTTCGGCGTCGGCGTCGCGCAGGTGTTGCACCTGATCGAGACCGGGCTGGCCGGTCGGGCCTTTGCCGCGTCGGTCGAGACCCATTGGCGGCGGGATGCAGAGTATTACGCGCCCGATTGGCGGGGCTCTTGGGCGGGGGAGCAGGGGGGCGTGATCCTGGGCCACGCGATCCATGTCCATGATTTGGTCTGCCTGCTGATGGGGCCGGTGGCGCGGGTGACGGCCATGCTCGACACCCGCGTGAACGCGATCGAGACCGAGGATTGCGCGGCGATCACATTCCAGATGGAAAGCGGCGCGTTGGTGACGTCGTCGGCCACGTTGGGCGCGGCGGACAACACGTCCCGGTTGCGGCTGGTGTTCGAAGGGTTCACGGCCGAAAGCGGGCTTGCGCCCTACGCGCCGGCCTCCGCCGCGTGGACGATCACGCCAAGGGCGCGCAGCGCGGCAGAGATCGACGCGGCGCTGGCAGAGGTCACCGCGCCGCCCTTGGGCTTTACCGGTTTTCTGGCGGCGATTGCGTCGGGCAGTGGGGCGGTGACGCTGGCCGAGGGCCGCGCGTCAGTTGAGTTGGTGACGGCGCTTTACGCCTCCGCCCGGGCGGGCGGAGCGCCAGAATCGCTGCCTTTGCCAAAAGATCACGCGCTTTATGGTGGGTGGCGGCCTTAA
- a CDS encoding NAD(P)/FAD-dependent oxidoreductase encodes MSVAVIGRGLWGSAAARHLAKAGVDVTLIGPGEPAAKRSHTGVFASHWDEGRITRKNALDPYWVGVSTAAIDRYAEIEAESGIAFYTETGAMMAGGAAFMARMEQGRAEYDVPCEQLGPEALAQRFPYFSLGDFTGYYEPTRAGHISPRRLVAAQTKAATRHGAKLLERQVTGLEPRGAMVEVATTDGTHRFDQVLIACGYNSDNVLGRAPQMDVYARTVALFEVSEQEAARLATMPTLVYDTPEDPYLLPPIRYPDGKIYLKLGGDPEDAPLVGGDAIRDWFQGGGNAEVRGHLHKMVLEVMPDLDIRGVTMDACVTTWTKDRLPEIGWVADRIAICAGGNGAGAKCSDEIGRLGAALVKTRLGVSA; translated from the coding sequence GTGAGCGTTGCCGTCATCGGTCGCGGCCTGTGGGGGTCGGCGGCGGCCCGGCATCTGGCAAAGGCTGGTGTGGATGTGACGCTGATCGGTCCGGGGGAGCCCGCGGCCAAGCGCAGCCATACCGGCGTCTTCGCATCCCATTGGGACGAGGGGCGGATCACGCGCAAGAACGCGCTTGATCCTTATTGGGTGGGCGTCTCCACCGCCGCGATTGATCGCTATGCGGAGATCGAGGCGGAGAGCGGCATCGCCTTCTACACCGAGACCGGCGCGATGATGGCGGGCGGGGCAGCGTTCATGGCGCGGATGGAGCAGGGCCGGGCAGAATATGACGTGCCCTGCGAGCAGCTGGGCCCGGAGGCGCTGGCGCAGCGGTTCCCCTATTTCAGCCTTGGCGATTTCACCGGGTATTACGAGCCGACGCGGGCGGGCCATATCAGCCCGCGCCGCTTGGTGGCGGCGCAGACAAAGGCCGCGACGCGCCATGGCGCGAAGCTGCTGGAGCGGCAAGTCACGGGGCTCGAGCCGCGCGGCGCGATGGTCGAGGTGGCCACCACCGACGGTACCCACCGTTTTGATCAGGTGCTGATCGCCTGCGGCTACAACTCCGACAACGTGCTGGGCCGCGCGCCACAGATGGATGTCTATGCCCGCACGGTCGCGCTGTTCGAGGTGTCAGAGCAGGAGGCCGCGCGCCTCGCCACGATGCCGACGCTGGTCTACGACACGCCAGAGGACCCCTACCTGCTGCCGCCGATCCGGTATCCGGACGGCAAGATCTACCTCAAACTCGGCGGGGACCCGGAAGATGCCCCACTGGTGGGGGGCGATGCGATCCGGGACTGGTTCCAGGGCGGCGGCAATGCCGAGGTACGCGGCCACCTGCACAAGATGGTGCTTGAGGTGATGCCCGACCTCGACATACGCGGGGTGACGATGGATGCCTGCGTGACGACCTGGACCAAGGACCGCCTGCCGGAGATCGGCTGGGTCGCGGATCGCATCGCGATCTGCGCGGGCGGCAACGGGGCCGGGGCGAAGTGCAGTGACGAGATCGGCCGCCTGGGCGCGGCATTGGTAAAGACAAGACTTGGAGTGAGCGCATGA
- a CDS encoding shikimate dehydrogenase family protein translates to MSLIAGLIGAHISRTRLPAALQILCDEHGMGLEFYLIDTAEKSEFDFDATVHGLRNRGWTGVTVTHPFKTNAARYAEDGMHPEVEHLGACNTLVFGEYVTGFNTDYTGFLAAMEPVDEIGSVVMAGAGGVARALGAALVKRGARDIAIYDTDRVRAEDLAFSLGPPARAIPSDALAEAMRLADGLVNATPLGMAEYPGAAFDLSLLDRQGWAFDAVYTPTDTAFLQAASAAGLQIFTGFDLFRHMAIRSFAAYTGLEVEPEDFLPLLEDLRP, encoded by the coding sequence GTGAGCTTGATTGCAGGGCTAATCGGGGCGCACATTTCGCGGACGCGGCTGCCCGCGGCGCTGCAGATCCTGTGCGACGAGCATGGGATGGGGTTGGAGTTCTACCTGATCGACACGGCGGAGAAATCCGAGTTCGATTTCGATGCCACGGTCCACGGGCTGCGCAATCGCGGCTGGACCGGGGTGACGGTGACCCATCCCTTCAAGACCAACGCCGCGCGCTATGCCGAGGACGGGATGCACCCGGAGGTGGAGCATCTGGGCGCGTGCAACACGCTGGTCTTTGGCGAATATGTGACGGGGTTCAACACGGATTATACCGGGTTTCTGGCGGCGATGGAGCCGGTGGACGAGATCGGGTCGGTGGTCATGGCGGGTGCGGGGGGCGTGGCGCGCGCGCTTGGGGCGGCGCTGGTCAAACGCGGCGCGCGCGATATCGCGATCTATGATACGGACCGCGTGCGGGCGGAGGACCTCGCTTTCAGCCTCGGCCCACCCGCCCGCGCCATCCCGTCTGACGCCTTGGCCGAGGCGATGCGCCTCGCCGATGGCTTGGTGAACGCGACGCCATTGGGCATGGCGGAATATCCCGGCGCGGCGTTCGATCTGTCGCTGCTCGACCGGCAGGGATGGGCGTTTGATGCGGTCTACACGCCGACGGATACGGCCTTTCTGCAGGCCGCCAGCGCGGCGGGCCTGCAGATCTTCACCGGCTTCGATCTGTTCCGCCACATGGCGATCCGCAGCTTCGCCGCTTATACCGGGCTGGAGGTGGAGCCCGAAGACTTCCTGCCGCTTCTGGAGGATTTGCGACCATGA